A genomic window from Terrisporobacter glycolicus ATCC 14880 = DSM 1288 includes:
- a CDS encoding CDP-alcohol phosphatidyltransferase family protein, producing MKISKKEAFSIPNIMGYFRIILIPVFLYVYYNATSVEDYYVVAGIVCISGITDFLDGFIARKFNMITEWGKFIDPLADKLTQAALVFALSFKYKLMWYLVGLFIVKEGFMAIMGIIMLRKGKKLDGAKWFGKLCTAILYIVMFMLMLFQKMNNDNANFLILVCGLFMLMSFILYMPVFYKMHKSNK from the coding sequence ATGAAAATTTCAAAAAAAGAAGCATTTTCAATACCTAATATAATGGGGTATTTTAGGATAATTTTAATACCTGTATTTTTATATGTTTATTATAATGCAACATCAGTGGAGGATTATTATGTTGTAGCAGGTATAGTATGCATTTCTGGAATAACAGACTTTTTAGATGGTTTTATAGCTAGAAAGTTTAATATGATTACTGAATGGGGAAAGTTTATAGATCCTTTGGCAGATAAGTTAACTCAAGCAGCTCTTGTATTTGCTTTATCATTTAAATATAAATTAATGTGGTACTTAGTTGGCTTATTTATAGTAAAAGAAGGATTTATGGCAATTATGGGAATTATAATGCTTAGAAAAGGTAAAAAACTAGATGGAGCCAAGTGGTTTGGAAAGCTTTGTACGGCAATATTGTACATAGTAATGTTTATGTTAATGTTATTCCAAAAAATGAATAATGATAACGCGAACTTCTTAATATTAGTGTGTGGATTATTTATGTTAATGTCTTTTATACTATATATGCCTGTATTTTATAAGATGCATAAATCAAATAAATAA
- a CDS encoding complex I 24 kDa subunit family protein, with translation MCDFISQNKELFNALDIFINSIHDNEKTLMNTLHHAQSIFGYLPKDVQTHIADKLNLPFSDVESVVNFYSYFVTEPKGKYKIKICFGSACSNDNSSSIIHEFEKLIGIKSGETTKDMKFSLESGGCVGVCRKTPIVTVNGRVYESVTVEDIPSILENCNK, from the coding sequence ATGTGTGATTTTATTTCTCAAAATAAAGAATTATTTAATGCGTTAGATATATTTATAAATTCAATCCATGATAATGAAAAAACACTGATGAATACTTTACATCATGCTCAAAGTATATTCGGATACCTACCGAAAGATGTGCAGACTCACATTGCAGATAAGTTAAATCTTCCTTTTAGCGATGTGGAAAGTGTTGTTAATTTTTATAGCTACTTTGTCACTGAACCTAAAGGTAAATACAAGATAAAAATTTGCTTTGGTAGTGCTTGTAGCAATGATAATAGTTCTAGTATTATTCATGAATTCGAAAAATTAATTGGAATCAAATCTGGAGAAACTACTAAAGACATGAAGTTTAGTTTGGAATCTGGTGGATGTGTAGGAGTTTGCCGTAAAACGCCTATCGTAACTGTCAACGGACGAGTTTATGAAAGTGTAACAGTTGAAGATATTCCTTCAATCTTAGAAAATTGCAATAAATAA
- a CDS encoding Mrp/NBP35 family ATP-binding protein — translation MANCDSCPSKNNCNKQDTCTIENNPNNKIKNIIGVMSGKGGVGKSTITSLIAKKLNKEGYKVGILDADITGPSIPRLMGVQHERAFSNNGKDIYPIITKENIKTMSVNFMVNDESQPVVFKGPLISNTIKQFYKDVMWEELDYLLIDMPPGTGDVALTVMQSLPLAGMIMVSVPQDMISMIVAKGVNMAKTLNINILGVVENMSYIECPDCNKKIKLFDGEETETFLKEMNLDFLGELPMTREIVEITHKGSEEVSEELENILSNIVEKINKKL, via the coding sequence ATGGCAAATTGTGATTCATGTCCATCAAAAAATAATTGTAATAAACAAGATACTTGTACAATAGAAAATAATCCGAATAATAAAATAAAAAATATAATAGGTGTTATGAGTGGAAAAGGCGGAGTAGGAAAATCTACAATAACATCATTAATAGCAAAAAAACTTAATAAAGAAGGATACAAAGTAGGAATATTAGATGCAGATATAACAGGACCAAGTATTCCAAGACTTATGGGAGTACAACATGAAAGAGCATTTTCAAACAATGGAAAAGATATTTATCCTATAATAACTAAAGAAAATATAAAAACTATGTCTGTGAACTTTATGGTAAATGATGAAAGTCAGCCAGTAGTGTTTAAAGGGCCTTTAATAAGTAATACAATAAAACAATTTTACAAAGATGTAATGTGGGAAGAGTTAGATTATTTATTAATAGATATGCCTCCTGGAACAGGAGATGTTGCCCTTACGGTTATGCAATCTTTACCTTTAGCTGGAATGATTATGGTATCTGTCCCTCAAGATATGATATCCATGATAGTTGCAAAAGGTGTAAATATGGCAAAAACATTAAATATAAATATATTAGGTGTGGTAGAAAATATGAGTTATATTGAATGTCCAGACTGCAATAAAAAGATTAAGTTATTTGATGGAGAAGAAACAGAAACATTCTTGAAAGAAATGAATTTGGATTTTTTAGGAGAATTACCAATGACTAGGGAAATTGTGGAAATTACTCATAAGGGATCAGAAGAGGTAAGTGAAGAATTAGAAAATATTTTAAGTAATATAGTAGAAAAAATAAATAAAAAATTATAA
- a CDS encoding aminotransferase class I/II-fold pyridoxal phosphate-dependent enzyme: MDFIDSMISERLGDLSFFNTSTRLYKFEKLKKMTNDAKINNPDTPLINMGVGEPDKIADSSIVDVLCRESHKNENRFYADNGIFEFQEAACRFMKNVYHIDNLTCENVMHGIGSKSILAMIPIGFINPGDICLMTVPGYPIMGTYTKFLGGEVYNLPLCEENNFFPDLENIPKNILKRSKLLYINYPNNPTGQIATKEYYEYLVDFCRKNKIFIISDMAYGALTYDGHKPLSILSVDGAMDLCLEIHSLSKSFNMTGFRMAFVVGSPKTIKLYSTIKGHTDSGQFIPIQKAASFALDHYEKFISENIERYSRRFDLLIDVLRKIGFRVEKPKGGFYLYVPIPKGAGDVVFNSAEDAFAYILNNAMLSTVPWDDCDAYLRLSVTYEAYNKEDEISLMKEIYNRLTALDLKF, from the coding sequence ATGGATTTTATAGACAGCATGATTTCAGAAAGACTGGGCGATTTATCTTTCTTTAATACATCTACGCGATTATACAAATTTGAAAAATTAAAAAAAATGACTAATGATGCTAAAATAAATAATCCTGACACACCACTTATTAATATGGGAGTTGGTGAGCCTGATAAAATTGCCGACTCTTCAATTGTTGATGTTTTGTGTAGAGAATCACATAAGAATGAAAATAGATTTTATGCAGACAATGGCATATTTGAGTTTCAAGAAGCAGCTTGTAGATTTATGAAAAACGTATATCATATAGACAATTTAACTTGCGAAAATGTTATGCATGGTATAGGCTCAAAATCTATTTTAGCCATGATTCCTATAGGCTTTATAAATCCAGGTGATATTTGCTTAATGACTGTGCCTGGCTATCCGATTATGGGTACTTATACTAAATTTCTAGGTGGAGAAGTCTACAATTTACCCCTTTGTGAAGAAAACAACTTTTTCCCTGACTTAGAAAATATTCCTAAAAATATTTTAAAAAGATCTAAACTTCTTTATATTAATTATCCAAACAATCCAACTGGACAAATTGCCACTAAAGAGTATTATGAATATTTAGTTGATTTTTGCAGAAAAAATAAGATTTTCATAATCTCTGATATGGCATATGGTGCTTTAACTTATGATGGTCATAAACCCTTAAGTATTTTAAGCGTCGATGGAGCTATGGATCTTTGTTTAGAAATTCACTCTTTATCTAAAAGCTTTAATATGACTGGCTTTAGAATGGCTTTTGTAGTAGGATCTCCTAAGACTATTAAACTTTATTCAACTATTAAAGGTCACACTGACTCTGGACAATTTATTCCTATACAAAAAGCAGCTTCATTTGCTCTTGATCACTATGAAAAGTTCATTTCAGAAAATATAGAAAGATATTCTAGACGTTTCGATTTACTGATTGATGTTCTAAGAAAAATTGGATTTAGGGTGGAAAAGCCTAAAGGTGGATTTTACCTTTATGTCCCTATTCCTAAAGGTGCTGGTGATGTAGTATTCAATAGTGCAGAAGATGCTTTCGCTTATATTTTAAATAACGCCATGTTATCCACTGTTCCTTGGGATGATTGTGATGCTTATTTAAGACTTTCCGTTACTTATGAGGCTTATAACAAAGAAGATGAAATTAGCCTTATGAAGGAAATTTATAATAGACTCACAGCTCTTGATTTAAAATTTTAA
- a CDS encoding ACT domain-containing protein produces MRAIITVIGKDKVGIVAGLTTELAKHNINIIDINQTIMEEFFTMVLMVDLSKVNQSFDEIKKALVLVGKSLGVDVKIQREEIFNSMHTV; encoded by the coding sequence ATGAGAGCTATAATAACTGTAATTGGGAAGGATAAAGTGGGGATAGTAGCTGGTTTAACTACTGAGCTTGCAAAACACAATATAAATATTATTGATATTAATCAAACTATAATGGAAGAGTTTTTTACTATGGTATTGATGGTTGATTTAAGTAAAGTAAACCAGTCTTTTGATGAAATAAAAAAAGCTTTAGTATTAGTAGGAAAAAGTTTAGGTGTTGATGTAAAAATTCAAAGAGAAGAAATATTTAACTCAATGCACACAGTTTAG
- a CDS encoding permease: MKNKIHYLANRYKLFLIVLTILVLVIIFEKNIGIKAFNSSKDSFLQMLSVLPPIMILLGLMDEWVSRESMMKYMGVDSGIMGIAIAIAFATFAAGPMYAAFPFTAVLLKKGVKFTNVIIFMNAWCVIKISTLLFEISSLGYKFTFYRLLIDFIGVIAMGYLVNYFVIKVGKEDKVLSSYMKENI; this comes from the coding sequence GTGAAAAACAAAATTCATTACTTAGCAAATAGGTATAAGCTTTTTCTTATTGTTTTAACTATTCTTGTTTTAGTTATTATATTTGAAAAAAATATTGGTATAAAGGCATTTAATAGTTCAAAAGATAGTTTTCTACAGATGTTATCAGTGCTACCACCTATTATGATTCTTCTCGGATTAATGGACGAATGGGTATCTAGAGAATCAATGATGAAGTATATGGGTGTTGATTCTGGAATTATGGGAATCGCCATTGCCATAGCTTTTGCAACTTTTGCGGCAGGGCCAATGTATGCTGCATTTCCGTTTACAGCTGTATTACTTAAGAAAGGGGTAAAATTTACGAATGTAATTATTTTTATGAATGCTTGGTGTGTTATAAAGATTTCTACTCTTCTATTTGAAATAAGTTCCTTAGGATACAAATTTACTTTCTATAGATTATTAATCGATTTTATTGGAGTTATTGCAATGGGATATTTAGTTAATTATTTTGTTATAAAAGTAGGTAAGGAAGATAAAGTTTTAAGTAGCTATATGAAAGAAAATATTTAA
- a CDS encoding cob(I)yrinic acid a,c-diamide adenosyltransferase, whose translation MKIYTKTGDKGKTSLYDGIRVDKDDIRVESYGALDELNSYIGLCTNYAKDEDKEILRSIQIKLFAVSAELATKEEGKYKAPITDDDVKSLEKIIDYYISKIDKIDAFIVPGTSLISANLHIARTICRKAERRIISLSKADIVNPQLLKYVNRLSDVIYAIARYNESELIYIKY comes from the coding sequence ATGAAAATATATACTAAGACAGGGGATAAAGGTAAAACTTCTCTATATGACGGAATTAGAGTTGATAAAGATGATATAAGAGTGGAATCTTATGGAGCTTTAGATGAACTAAATTCTTACATAGGTCTTTGTACAAATTATGCTAAAGACGAAGATAAAGAAATTTTAAGAAGCATACAAATAAAGTTATTTGCTGTATCTGCTGAATTAGCAACTAAGGAAGAGGGAAAATATAAAGCACCTATAACTGACGATGATGTAAAGTCACTGGAAAAAATTATAGATTATTATATTTCAAAAATTGATAAAATAGATGCTTTTATAGTTCCTGGAACTAGTTTAATATCTGCTAACTTACATATAGCTAGAACAATTTGTAGAAAGGCTGAAAGAAGAATTATTTCTCTTAGTAAGGCTGACATTGTCAATCCACAGTTATTGAAATATGTAAATAGACTTTCCGATGTAATTTATGCTATTGCTAGATATAATGAGTCTGAATTAATATATATTAAATATTAA
- the bcp gene encoding thioredoxin-dependent thiol peroxidase — protein sequence MLEVGVKAPEFKLQDKEGNEVSLSDFKNKKVVLYFYPRDNTAGCTKQACAFRDSYEQFILKDVVVIGISKDSVKSHSNFAAKHELPFILLSDPELEAIKAYDVWQEKKLYGKVSMGVVRTTYIIDENGIIEKVYNKVKTDKNAGEILEYLG from the coding sequence ATGTTAGAAGTAGGAGTAAAAGCGCCTGAATTTAAATTACAAGATAAAGAAGGAAATGAAGTAAGTTTATCAGATTTTAAAAATAAAAAAGTAGTTTTGTATTTTTACCCAAGAGACAATACAGCTGGATGTACTAAGCAAGCATGTGCTTTCAGGGATAGTTATGAACAATTCATATTAAAGGATGTAGTAGTAATAGGAATAAGTAAAGATAGTGTAAAATCACACAGTAATTTTGCTGCAAAGCATGAACTACCATTTATATTACTGTCAGATCCTGAACTTGAAGCAATAAAGGCTTACGATGTATGGCAGGAAAAGAAGTTATATGGAAAAGTTAGTATGGGTGTGGTAAGAACAACATATATTATAGACGAAAATGGAATTATAGAAAAAGTATACAATAAGGTCAAAACTGACAAGAATGCAGGAGAAATATTGGAGTATTTAGGATAG
- a CDS encoding MutS-related protein translates to MESKFNDDIEKRKASILEHNKTANIISVFKMALFILICYNIYKIYVNHYPLKLILFLIVEIVIFIIASLFHKTIYEQIDKAEGIIKIDEANIKRLSGEWSNFTDIGEEFINYDHPYATDLDIVGKNSLFQMINGTGTYYGRKRFVKDLLSPNFSDKEIENRHNAISELSKNYDFSVEAEYDFSLIGVDEDFANLISQLQDKKRFIESKFLKLLFKVSSIVTCIALLYALATKNTIGFIILNCLIIFQLLLWVIGYLKANSYVGTLKKLAPKINRYYDVINNITKAKFTSDKLKEIENNIEKAKVGVNKLSKIASNINQRNNGVMCIILNSLLLWDYKSAIDLDNWKQEYSDSVENWFYTLGELESLISFANLPRICNNMCLPNFTEKDNIIEATNMGHPLISNNKRICNDFNLDNNIYIISGSNMSGKTTFMRTVGINMVLACSGSYVCANSMLSSKMNIITSMRIRDDLNEGISTFYAELKRIKKVIDQSHVNSHTLFLIDEIFRGTNSIDRLKGAEGVLRELCKCHVSGMITTHDLDVCNLEYENPNIINYSFNEHYKDNEIYFDYKLKKERSLTTNAEFLLRKVGILS, encoded by the coding sequence ATGGAATCAAAATTCAATGATGATATAGAAAAAAGAAAAGCAAGTATATTAGAACATAACAAAACTGCTAATATAATATCTGTATTTAAAATGGCATTGTTTATTTTAATATGCTACAACATATACAAAATATATGTAAATCACTATCCTTTAAAATTAATTTTATTTTTAATTGTAGAAATAGTTATCTTTATTATTGCATCTTTATTTCATAAAACTATTTATGAACAAATAGATAAAGCTGAAGGAATTATAAAAATTGATGAAGCTAATATAAAGAGACTTTCTGGTGAATGGTCTAACTTTACAGATATTGGCGAAGAATTTATAAATTATGATCACCCTTATGCAACGGACTTGGATATAGTAGGTAAAAATTCTTTATTCCAAATGATTAATGGTACTGGTACTTATTATGGAAGAAAAAGATTTGTAAAAGACTTGCTAAGCCCTAATTTTTCTGATAAAGAAATTGAAAATCGTCATAATGCTATTTCTGAGCTCAGCAAAAATTATGATTTTTCTGTTGAAGCAGAGTATGATTTTTCTCTTATAGGTGTAGATGAGGATTTTGCCAATTTAATTTCACAGCTCCAAGATAAAAAAAGATTTATTGAAAGTAAGTTTTTAAAATTATTATTTAAAGTATCTAGTATAGTAACTTGTATTGCTTTGCTTTATGCTCTAGCAACTAAAAATACTATTGGTTTTATTATTCTTAACTGTTTAATTATATTTCAACTATTACTATGGGTTATTGGTTATTTAAAAGCAAATAGTTATGTTGGAACACTTAAAAAATTAGCACCTAAAATTAATCGTTACTACGATGTTATTAATAATATTACAAAAGCAAAATTTACTTCTGATAAATTAAAAGAAATTGAAAACAATATAGAAAAAGCTAAAGTTGGAGTTAACAAACTATCAAAAATTGCTTCAAATATAAATCAGCGTAATAATGGCGTTATGTGCATTATTTTAAACTCACTATTGCTTTGGGACTACAAAAGCGCCATCGATTTAGATAATTGGAAGCAAGAATATTCTGATTCAGTAGAAAATTGGTTTTATACTTTAGGAGAATTGGAAAGTTTAATTAGCTTTGCCAATCTTCCTAGAATTTGTAACAATATGTGTCTTCCTAATTTTACTGAGAAAGACAACATCATTGAAGCTACAAATATGGGTCATCCTTTAATATCCAATAATAAACGTATTTGCAACGATTTTAATCTAGATAATAATATTTACATTATTTCTGGTTCTAATATGTCTGGTAAAACTACTTTTATGAGGACTGTTGGTATTAATATGGTTCTTGCTTGCTCTGGAAGTTATGTATGTGCCAATAGCATGTTATCATCTAAAATGAATATAATTACATCTATGCGTATAAGAGATGATTTAAACGAAGGGATCTCAACATTCTATGCAGAACTAAAAAGAATAAAAAAAGTAATTGACCAGTCTCATGTTAACTCTCATACATTATTTTTGATAGATGAGATTTTTAGGGGAACAAATTCCATTGATAGGCTTAAAGGTGCTGAAGGTGTCCTAAGAGAATTATGTAAATGTCATGTTTCAGGAATGATTACAACCCATGATTTAGATGTTTGTAATTTAGAATATGAAAATCCTAATATTATAAACTATAGCTTTAATGAACATTATAAAGATAATGAAATTTACTTTGATTACAAGCTAAAAAAAGAAAGATCCCTTACTACAAATGCTGAATTCTTATTGAGAAAAGTTGGTATCCTTTCTTAA
- the wecB gene encoding non-hydrolyzing UDP-N-acetylglucosamine 2-epimerase — MKIKVMTVFGTRPEAIKMAPLVKELESREEIDSIVCVTAQHRQMLDQVLDAFNIKPDYDLNIMKPGQTLADITSRALQDLDCVIREAKPDIVLVHGDTTTTLAASFAAFYNKVTLGHVEAGLRTYNKYSPYPEEINRQVTGVIADIHFTPTEISKENLTREGKKESSIYVTGNTAIDALKTTIRENYTHNIIKKIGNDRMILLTAHRRENLGQNMKSMFSAIKRIVDEFEDVQVVYPIHLNPLVRETANEVFGDCNRIHLIEPLEVLDFHNFLNKSYIIMTDSGGIQEEAPSLGKPVLVLRDTTERPEGIAAGTLKLVGVDEETIYALTKELLTNKEIYNNMSKASNPYGDGNASRYIVDEIIKKFK, encoded by the coding sequence ATGAAAATAAAGGTTATGACTGTATTTGGTACTAGACCAGAGGCTATAAAAATGGCTCCCCTAGTAAAGGAATTAGAATCTAGAGAAGAAATAGATAGTATAGTATGTGTAACAGCTCAACACAGACAAATGTTAGACCAAGTGTTAGATGCATTTAATATAAAACCTGATTATGATTTAAATATTATGAAACCAGGTCAGACCCTTGCAGATATAACTAGTAGGGCATTACAAGATTTAGATTGTGTTATAAGAGAAGCTAAACCAGATATTGTATTAGTTCATGGAGATACAACAACAACTTTGGCAGCTAGTTTTGCAGCGTTTTATAATAAAGTAACCCTTGGTCATGTGGAGGCCGGTCTAAGAACCTATAATAAATATTCTCCTTATCCAGAGGAGATAAACAGGCAAGTAACAGGGGTTATAGCTGATATTCACTTCACTCCAACAGAAATATCAAAAGAAAACTTGACTAGGGAAGGTAAAAAAGAATCATCTATATACGTTACTGGAAACACGGCAATAGATGCACTAAAAACTACAATAAGAGAAAATTATACTCATAATATAATAAAAAAAATAGGTAATGACAGGATGATACTTCTTACAGCACATAGAAGAGAAAATTTAGGTCAAAATATGAAAAGTATGTTTAGTGCAATAAAAAGAATAGTTGATGAATTTGAAGATGTTCAAGTTGTTTATCCTATACATTTGAATCCTCTTGTTAGAGAAACTGCCAATGAAGTATTTGGAGATTGCAATAGGATACATTTGATAGAGCCTTTGGAAGTATTAGACTTTCATAACTTTCTTAATAAATCTTATATAATAATGACAGATAGTGGTGGAATTCAAGAAGAAGCACCTTCTCTAGGAAAACCTGTATTAGTACTTAGAGATACAACAGAGAGACCAGAGGGGATAGCTGCAGGTACTTTAAAGTTAGTTGGTGTAGATGAAGAAACCATTTATGCTTTAACAAAGGAATTATTAACTAATAAGGAAATATACAATAATATGTCAAAGGCTTCAAATCCATATGGTGATGGAAATGCCAGCAGATATATTGTTGATGAAATAATAAAAAAATTTAAATAG
- a CDS encoding FUSC family protein: protein MKLQKPGMRNIKTGIGVMICVLIGKMNVIDSTFYAAIACIVSMQTTVKSSLTVGINRLKGTFIGGLIGFLFVLIHPGDPIISCLGIITTIYICNILKINKSITIACVVYCAILLNIGDASPIAYSLSRTLDTSIGVIVGVAVNYFIYRPDYLESIYKEIRIIEETSIRLLKSEIEKGEHADISSLKNEITRLEGLYKNFLDELEYSNEEVEDQEINHTIKRCKQIYLHLQVLEQMKDKCYLNKENYIKSKSIYDTLPKGIEIKDNTSTVYNYHISSIIDNINEIHEIEEINDNNESDL from the coding sequence TTGAAATTGCAAAAACCAGGAATGAGAAATATAAAAACAGGTATAGGAGTTATGATATGCGTACTAATTGGCAAAATGAATGTAATAGATAGTACTTTTTATGCAGCAATAGCTTGTATTGTTTCTATGCAAACAACTGTAAAAAGCTCGTTAACAGTAGGTATAAACAGATTAAAGGGAACATTTATTGGTGGTTTAATAGGATTTCTATTTGTACTTATTCATCCAGGTGATCCAATAATATCTTGTTTAGGAATAATCACAACTATTTATATTTGTAATATTTTAAAAATAAATAAATCTATAACTATTGCTTGTGTTGTATATTGTGCAATTCTATTAAATATAGGTGATGCAAGCCCAATAGCATATTCTTTATCTAGAACTTTAGATACCTCTATAGGAGTAATCGTAGGAGTAGCTGTAAACTATTTTATATATAGACCAGATTACTTAGAAAGCATATATAAAGAAATTAGAATAATTGAAGAAACATCAATTAGGCTACTAAAGAGTGAAATAGAAAAAGGGGAACATGCTGATATTTCATCTTTAAAAAATGAAATTACAAGATTAGAAGGATTGTACAAAAACTTTTTAGACGAATTAGAGTATAGCAATGAAGAAGTTGAGGATCAAGAAATAAACCATACTATAAAGAGATGCAAACAGATTTACTTACATCTTCAAGTTTTAGAGCAAATGAAGGATAAATGTTATCTAAATAAGGAAAACTATATTAAATCTAAAAGTATATATGATACTTTACCCAAAGGTATTGAAATAAAAGATAATACAAGTACTGTTTATAACTATCATATTAGCTCCATAATTGACAACATAAATGAAATACATGAAATTGAAGAAATTAACGATAATAATGAAAGTGATTTATAG
- a CDS encoding MerR family transcriptional regulator, giving the protein MKISEVAKLTGITVRTLHYYDEIGLLKPSEITESGYRLYCKDSLETLQQILFFRELDFPLNEIKEIMTNPNYNKTEALNKQKELLVKKRQRIDNLIGLIDNTIEGDNNMSFKEFDMKDIEESKKKYAKEVKERWGNTDAYKECEEKINSYSENQWGSINKEGSEILKAFGEHIGCDPGSAEVQGLVEKWRNHISSNFYNCTKEILSGLGLMYINDDRFQKNIDQNGEGTAKIMSKAIEIYCSK; this is encoded by the coding sequence ATGAAGATAAGTGAAGTAGCAAAATTGACAGGTATAACAGTTAGGACTTTGCATTATTATGATGAAATAGGACTGTTAAAGCCTAGTGAAATTACAGAATCAGGATATAGGTTGTATTGTAAAGATTCTCTTGAAACTTTGCAGCAAATATTGTTTTTTAGAGAGTTAGATTTTCCTTTAAATGAAATAAAAGAAATAATGACAAATCCCAATTATAATAAAACGGAAGCTTTGAATAAGCAAAAAGAATTGCTAGTAAAAAAACGCCAACGAATAGATAATTTGATTGGCCTTATAGATAATACTATTGAAGGAGATAATAATATGAGTTTTAAAGAATTTGATATGAAAGATATAGAAGAAAGTAAAAAGAAATATGCTAAAGAGGTAAAAGAGCGTTGGGGAAATACAGACGCATACAAAGAATGTGAGGAAAAAATAAATAGCTACAGTGAAAATCAATGGGGCTCTATTAATAAAGAAGGTAGTGAAATTTTAAAAGCTTTTGGAGAGCATATAGGTTGTGATCCAGGAAGTGCAGAAGTACAAGGTTTAGTAGAAAAATGGAGAAATCACATTTCGTCTAATTTTTATAATTGTACAAAAGAAATTTTATCAGGCTTAGGTTTAATGTATATAAATGATGATCGATTTCAAAAAAATATTGATCAAAATGGGGAAGGGACAGCTAAGATAATGTCAAAAGCTATTGAAATTTACTGTTCTAAATAA